The window AGGCCATCCGGTATCACTCCCTGGTCATCCGGCGCGAGACCCTGCCGGACAGCCTGGAGGTCACGGCGTGGACGGACAACGGCCTCATCATGGGCGTGCGACACAAGCGGCACCTGGTGGAGGGCGTGCAGTTCCACCCGGAGTCCATTATGACTGGCGTGGGCAAGGACATCCTCCGGAACTTCCTGCGCATGAGCCAGCCCGTGCACGCCTAGCTGACAAGGACTCCCCGCTGGGCGTAGAATGACAAACGATCACCTGTCGCACTCCACACAGCACGCATAGCAGAAGGGGGATGCGATGATAGATTCCACGATGCTGCCGCTGGTGCTGGTCGTTCTGGTGGTTGTCCTGGCCATCGCCATGCTCGTGGTGGCGCTGACTCTGGCGCTGTCCACGCGGCGCTTCGCCCGCTACGCCGAGTACACGGCAGTCGAGACGTCCAAGCACGCCGCGGCCACCGCGCGGCTGGCGGAGGCGACCCAGCGCGCGGAAGTGGCTGGCGTGATGCCGGTGCTGGGCCTGCGGATTTTCAACGCCCCCACTGAGAAAGAGGGGGCGTTGCGCTTTGAGGTCAAGAACGCGGGCCTGGGTCCTGCGCTAAATGCTCAGTGTAAGGTGGAGGGCCTGGGGGTCACCAGCGAGGTCTGGGAAAGTCCGGCGCTTGGCCCCGGCGAATGGCTTGGGCGGCCGGAGGAGGCGCAGGTCCGGTATAGCAGCGTCATTGACAGCAAACGTCCGCCCATCTCAGAGGCGGAGATACCGCGCGTCAAGGTGTCCTACGAGGATGTGCAAGGCAACTCGTACGAGTCCCTGTTCGTGTGCAGGCATCCGGTCGTTGTGGGCCCGGACGGCGCGGTGCAGGGTCGGCTGGCGTTCCGCCGCATTCAGAAGGAAGCGGGGTAGCGTGGAGATAACGCCCCTGCAAATCATTGGGCTGGTCGTCCTGGTGCTGGCCGCGTACTTTACGCCGCGTCTGGCCCGCCGCTACTTCGAGAGGTTGGCGCAGCGGCAGGCGGAGTTGCTGCGCGCTCAGCGCGAGGCGGAGGAGCGCGGCGAGGGCGCACCGAAGCCTTAGAACCCATTCCGAAATTCGGCTTCATGGTTCGACCCTTCGGCTCTGCTCAGGGCAGGCAAGCTCACCATGAACGGAATAACCACCGCTCACCCTGAGCTTGTCGAAGGGTGAGCAGGCATTTTGAAATGACTTCCAGTTGCCCCTACTCCAGCTTGTAGCCCTTCTCTCGGAGTAGCTTCAGGCAGGCGTCTACCGCCCGCGCGTCGTACTTCGTCCCTCGCCCGTTTGTTATCTCCTCCAGAGCCTTCTCCAAAGCATGCGCAGGCCGGTAGGGCCGGTGGGATGCCATGGCCTCCACGACGTCCGCCACCGTGAGGATGCGCGTTTCCAACAGGATGTCCTGGTCTTTCAGACCCCTGGGATACCCCGAGCCGTCCATAAGCTCGTGGTGCTGGCACACAATATCCGCCACCGGCCACGGGAACTTGATCTCTTTAAGTATCTCGTAGCCGGTCTCCGGATGCGTCTTGATCAAGCTCATTTCGATATTGGTGAGCTTGCCCGGCTTGTTCAGTATCTCCGCGGGGACGCTGAACTTCCCGAGGTCGTGCATGGCGGCGGCGATGCGCAGCCCCTCGACGCGCTTGGCGGACAGGTCCAGCTCCACCGCAATGGCGACGCAGAGATGCGCGACGCGCTTCTCATGGCCCGCTGTGTAGGGGTCGCGGCCCTCGCTCATTCGCCCGATGGCCTCCGCCGTGTCATACAGGCCCTGCCGGATCCGCTCGGCGCTCTGCCGTGCGCTCTGCTCTACTCTCTTGCGCGCGGTGATGTCGAGGTGAATGCCCAATCTGCCCACTATCTCGCCCTCGGCGTTGCGCAGCAGCGCTGTGCTGACGCTGACGTCAACCTGCGAGCCGTCTTTCCGCAGACGCCGCGTTTCGTAGTCAACAAGTGGTTCTCCCCCCAACGACCGCTGACGCATTACCTCATGCTCCTCCCGTCGGTCCTCGGGTATCAGCGGAAGCGGCATTCCAATTATTTCCTGCGCGCTCCAGCCATACATCCGTTCGGCGGCCGGGCTCCACTCCGTCACGCGGCTTTCCTTGTCAATGACAAGAATCGCGGTAGGCGACGATTGGATCAACGCGTTCAGCTGTGCAGTTGTACGGGTCAACTTCGCCTCCGCTCGCTTGCGCGCAGAGATGTCCGTCATGACTCCAATAGTGCCGACCACGCGACCCTGCTGGTCATGGATCGGACCCACGGCAACGTTGACGTCAACCAGCGACCCGTCTTTCCGCAAGCGTTTGCCTACGTACCCGGTGACGGTCTCGCCCCGCAACGCCTGCTGACGCAGGGCTTTAACCTCCTCGGCTTTCTC is drawn from Dehalococcoidia bacterium and contains these coding sequences:
- a CDS encoding PAS domain S-box protein produces the protein VSKRAEEALRESEERFRKAFQSSPVGIIMTRLSDNHMVDVNDTLLRMWGYTREEVVGRTAEDLNVWVNPEDRLNIVQALRENKPVSMFEAQFRRKSGELAWGVLSATHVDIGGEPHLIVLTQDVTERKRTEEALRAANETMFTLVTASPSAIICIDMEGRATVWNRAAERIFGWTAQEIIGKPLPMTPPEKAEEVKALRQRALQGETVTGYEVRRLRKDGSLIDVSVSFGPVCDPQGRVTGIVSVMTDITRRKRTEEKLRMANETVRTLVTASPSAIITVDLEGRATAWNHAAERIFGWTAHEVIGKPLPMTPPEKAEEVKALRQQALRGETVTGYVGKRLRKDGSLVDVNVAVGPIHDQQGRVVGTIGVMTDISARKRAEAKLTRTTAQLNALIQSSPTAILVIDKESRVTEWSPAAERMYGWSAQEIIGMPLPLIPEDRREEHEVMRQRSLGGEPLVDYETRRLRKDGSQVDVSVSTALLRNAEGEIVGRLGIHLDITARKRVEQSARQSAERIRQGLYDTAEAIGRMSEGRDPYTAGHEKRVAHLCVAIAVELDLSAKRVEGLRIAAAMHDLGKFSVPAEILNKPGKLTNIEMSLIKTHPETGYEILKEIKFPWPVADIVCQHHELMDGSGYPRGLKDQDILLETRILTVADVVEAMASHRPYRPAHALEKALEEITNGRGTKYDARAVDACLKLLREKGYKLE